The following proteins are encoded in a genomic region of Nicotiana sylvestris chromosome 4, ASM39365v2, whole genome shotgun sequence:
- the LOC104215123 gene encoding uncharacterized WD repeat-containing protein C2A9.03, with the protein MAHCQNQELEYMVDEYYDTTDFDDSTFADESPRSTDVDDSLDSDFEDDFEVSKSKTDTSAVEARNGKDIQGIPWERLNFTRDKYRETRLKQYKNYENLPRSREDLEKGCKEVGKGHSFYDFQFNTRLVKSTIVHFQLRNLLWSTSKHDVYLMQNYSVMHWSSLLRRGKELLNVAKPLVPTMKYPGSVSQTLSRVQISTLAVRDGLMAAGGFQGELICKYLHHPEVAFSTKISNEENAITNAVDICYSPTGLMRVITANNDQQVRVFDVKNFACTSRYTFPWSVNNTSVSPDGKLLAVLGDSPECLIADGQSGKVVSNLKGHLDYSFASAWHPNGTILATGNQDTTCRLWDIRNTSQSIAVLRGRMGAIRAIKFTSDGRFMAMAEPADFVHIFDTQSDYGACQEIDLFGEIAGISFSPDTEALFIGVADRTYGSLLEFNSKRCHHYLDYVF; encoded by the exons ATGGCTCACTGTCAAAACCAGGAGTTAGAGTATATGGTGGATGAGTACTATGACACTACTGATTTTGATGACAGTACTTTCGCGGATGAATCTCCACGAAGTACTGATGTTGATGACTCTTTAGACTCCGATTTTGAGGATGATTTCGAAGTG AGTAAGTCAAAGACTGATACATCAGCTGTAGAAGCTAGAAATGGCAAGGATATACAAGGAATTCCGTGGGAAAGGCTTAATTTTACAAGAGATAAGTACCGTGAGACGAGGTTGAAGCAGTATAAGAACTACGAGAACCTCCCCCGCTCTCGTGAAGATCTTGAAAAG GGGTGCAAGGAAGTAGGAAAAGGACACAGCTTCTACGACTTCCAGTTCAATACAAGGCTCGTCAAATCCACTATTGTGCACTTTCAG TTGAGGAATCTCTTATGGTCTACATCAAAACATGATGTGTATCTGATGCAAAACTACTCCGTGATGCACTGGTCCTCACTTCTCAGGAGGGGAAAAGAACTGCTAAATGTTGCTAAGCCATTGGTGCCCACTATG AAATACCCTGGATCAGTGTCTCAAACACTTTCTCGAGTGCAAATCAGCACTTTGGCTGTCAGAGATGGTTTAATGGCTGCTGGTGGTTTCCAAGGGGAGCTTATCTGTAAG TATCTACACCATCCTGAAGTTGCATTCAGTACAAAAATAAGTAACGAAGAGAATGCTATAACTAATGCGGTGGATATTTGTTATAGTCCGAC tggcttgatgagggtaatCACTGCTAATAATGATCAGCAAGTCAGAGTCTTCGATGTGAAAAACTTCGCTTGTACCAGTCGTTATACATTCCCTTGGTCTGTTAAT AACACCTCTGTTAGCCCAGATGGTAAACTACTTGCTGTCCTTGGTGATAGTCCAGAATGTCTAATTGCTGATGGTCAAAGCGGGAAG GTTGTCAGCAACCTAAAAGGTCACCTAGATTATTCATTTGCATCAGCTTGGCACCCGAATGGAACAATTTTGGCAACTGGTAACCAAGACACAACTTGCAGATTGTGGGATATAAGGAACACATCACAGTCTATAGCAGTACTCAGGGGAAGGATGGGTGCTATCCGTGCAATCAAGTTCACATCAGATGGTCGCTTCATGGCCATGGCTGAGCCAGCTGATTTTGTCCACATTTTCGATACACAATCTGATTATGGTGCCTGTCAAGAGATTGATTTGTTTGGCGAAATTGCTGGGATATCCTTCAGCCCTGATACTGAAGCTCTCTTTATTGGAGTGGCTGACCGAACCTATGGAAGCTTGTTGGAGTTCAACAGTAAACGTTGCCACCACTACCTTGATTATGTTTTCTAG